In Deltaproteobacteria bacterium, the following are encoded in one genomic region:
- a CDS encoding PAS domain S-box protein, whose protein sequence is MARTSHWRGRLTAAADETLPRSEARYRVISELISDYAYTFVHDGGDHLIPEWVSAAFHRTIGYSIAEVQARGGWQSLIYAEDWPVARAHAARIRDGATDVAEFRLVTKSGECRWVRNYVRPVWDVARRRVVRVYGAAQDITERKQAEEALTLSEQRFRSLVNAAHDGIVVTDLTLAIVFANQAALDLSGATDLSQLSGRNAVSLLAEESVAAARANAVLAMTQGDVRSHEYVLVRLDGKRVPIELTASLLHDRAGAPSGFMAIARDITDRKRAQQRLALQHTATEILAQSSSVAEAAPRVLAVICQHLGYDSAELWGADPDANALRRLACWQRSEQAFPEFTAFGHDTLVPPHLGLVGSSWAMGEALWVADMTEHPGFVRAVIAAREGLRAALALPIQIGGEVSAVLAFYSCQPSTPDPGLLEMFATIGRQLGQFMERKRAEDALRYSEEHFRSLTENALDLIVILDVSGMLTYVSPSIERVLGYTPAELLNTNAFNLTHPDELAEISQLFLQQLPNLGAQVSRMLRLRHKDRSWRVVEVIGKNLLGDRAVAGVVINARDITERTRAEEQLARSKEQFRALSARLQTIREDEGTRIARELHDQLGQVLTALKLELDVLPQQLAGTCELPLFLRQKLAAMSGLADSMIASVQGLCTELRPSLLDDLGLTPALEWQAREFESRTGIHCTFSAPIEPITLEPARATALFRVLQEALTNVLRHANATRVGVALTQEDDCVQLEVADNGRGVTATELSAPTSLGLLGIRERAHLLGGRVSIQGGPGRGTTVSFCLPLEGQD, encoded by the coding sequence ATGGCGCGAACTTCCCACTGGCGCGGTAGGCTGACCGCGGCCGCCGATGAAACGCTGCCGCGATCGGAAGCGCGCTATCGCGTTATCTCGGAGCTGATCTCCGATTATGCATACACCTTCGTGCACGACGGCGGAGACCATTTGATTCCCGAGTGGGTGAGCGCCGCTTTCCACCGCACCATCGGCTACAGCATCGCCGAGGTACAAGCCCGCGGCGGTTGGCAGAGCCTGATCTACGCCGAGGACTGGCCTGTCGCGCGCGCCCACGCTGCACGTATTCGAGACGGCGCCACTGACGTCGCCGAGTTTAGACTGGTCACCAAGAGCGGCGAATGCCGCTGGGTGCGCAACTACGTTCGGCCGGTGTGGGACGTGGCACGCCGGAGGGTCGTGCGCGTCTACGGCGCCGCGCAGGACATAACCGAACGTAAGCAAGCCGAAGAGGCTCTGACGCTCTCCGAGCAACGTTTCCGCTCCTTGGTCAATGCTGCGCATGACGGCATCGTTGTCACCGACCTGACCCTGGCGATCGTTTTTGCCAACCAAGCGGCCCTCGACTTGAGCGGTGCTACCGATCTGAGCCAGCTCAGCGGGCGCAATGCCGTCAGCCTGCTGGCCGAGGAGTCGGTGGCGGCGGCCCGGGCGAATGCCGTCTTGGCCATGACGCAAGGCGACGTCAGGAGCCACGAGTACGTACTGGTCCGGCTCGACGGTAAGCGTGTGCCAATCGAGCTGACCGCCTCGCTGTTGCACGATCGCGCCGGTGCCCCTAGCGGATTCATGGCCATTGCTCGCGACATCACCGACCGAAAGCGGGCGCAGCAACGGCTGGCCCTACAGCACACCGCCACCGAGATCCTGGCGCAGTCGTCCAGCGTGGCCGAGGCTGCACCGCGCGTCCTTGCGGTGATTTGCCAGCATCTCGGCTATGACTCGGCGGAGCTGTGGGGCGCCGATCCCGACGCTAACGCGCTGCGCCGGCTGGCCTGCTGGCAGCGTTCGGAGCAGGCATTTCCCGAGTTCACCGCCTTCGGGCATGACACCCTGGTGCCACCGCACCTCGGGCTCGTCGGCTCTAGCTGGGCCATGGGTGAAGCGCTGTGGGTCGCCGACATGACGGAGCACCCCGGCTTCGTCCGGGCCGTGATCGCGGCGCGCGAAGGGTTGCGGGCAGCGCTCGCGCTGCCCATCCAGATCGGCGGTGAGGTCTCGGCCGTGCTGGCGTTCTACAGCTGCCAGCCCTCGACACCGGACCCGGGGCTGCTTGAGATGTTTGCCACCATCGGCCGCCAGCTCGGTCAGTTCATGGAACGTAAGCGGGCCGAAGATGCCCTGCGCTACAGCGAGGAACACTTCCGCTCGCTGACCGAAAACGCGCTCGACCTGATCGTGATCTTGGATGTGAGCGGGATGCTGACCTACGTCAGCCCGTCGATTGAACGCGTGCTCGGCTACACGCCGGCCGAGTTGCTCAACACCAACGCCTTCAATCTGACGCACCCCGACGAGCTGGCTGAGATCTCGCAACTGTTTTTGCAGCAGCTGCCGAACCTCGGTGCGCAGGTCTCGCGGATGCTGCGCTTGCGCCACAAGGACCGCTCCTGGCGCGTGGTCGAGGTGATCGGCAAGAATCTCTTGGGCGACCGCGCCGTCGCTGGCGTGGTGATCAACGCCCGCGATATCACCGAGCGCACGCGCGCCGAGGAACAGCTGGCGCGCTCGAAAGAGCAGTTCCGCGCCCTCTCTGCCCGGCTGCAAACCATCCGCGAGGATGAAGGCACGCGCATTGCCCGCGAACTGCACGACCAACTGGGCCAGGTGCTGACCGCACTCAAGTTGGAGCTCGACGTGCTGCCGCAGCAACTGGCGGGCACCTGTGAGCTGCCGCTGTTCCTGCGCCAGAAGCTGGCGGCTATGTCGGGGCTGGCGGACTCGATGATCGCGTCGGTGCAGGGTCTTTGCACCGAGCTGCGTCCGAGTTTGCTCGACGACCTCGGCCTCACACCCGCGCTCGAGTGGCAGGCGCGTGAATTCGAGAGCCGCACCGGTATTCACTGCACCTTCTCCGCCCCGATCGAGCCGATCACCCTCGAGCCGGCGCGTGCCACCGCGCTATTTCGCGTCTTGCAAGAGGCTTTGACCAATGTGCTGCGCCACGCCAACGCCACCCGGGTGGGCGTCGCGTTGACACAAGAAGATGACTGCGTCCAACTCGAAGTTGCCGACAACGGTCGCGGTGTAACCGCCACCGAGTTGTCGGCGCCGACCTCGCTCGGCTTGCTCGGCATCCGCGAGCGTGCCCATCTGCTCGGCGGCCGGGTGAGCATTCAGGGCGGGCCGGGGCGCGGCACCACCGTGAGCTTCTGCCTACCGCTGGAAGGCCAGGACTAG